The Amycolatopsis jiangsuensis nucleotide sequence CTGGACGCAGGGGAATAGGGAGAGTCCACGATGTACCGCACGATGTTGAAGTCGAAGATCCACCGGGCCACGGTGACCCAGGCGGACCTGCACTACGTGGGTTCGGTGACCGTCGACGAGGACCTGATGGACGCCGCCGACCTGCTGCCGGGCGAGCAGGTGTCCATTGTGGACGTCACGAACGGTGCCCGGCTGGAGACCTACGTGATCAAGGGTGAGCGCGGCAGTGGCGTGCTCGGCATCAACGGCGCCGCGGCGCATCTGGTGCACCCCGGCGATCTGGTGATCCTGATTTCCTACGGGCAGATGGACAACGCGGAGGCGCTCACCTACGAGCCGCGCGTGGTGTTCGTCGACGAGGAGAACCGGATCGTCGAGCGCGGAGTGGATCCCGCGTACGCGCCGGAGGGCTCGGGGCTGCTCAGCGGCACCGTCACGCTGCCCGAGGAGGACACCATCGCCTTCCCGGTAGCCGAGACCGCCGACGCGCGCCGGCTCGACGCGCTGCTGCACGCCGACCACTGAATTCCCCTTCGCCGGCGTGGACGCCTGCGCCGCAGTAAAGGAAGATCCGTTTGCTGCTCACAGTCGACGTCGGCAACACCAACATCGTGCTCGGTCTCCAC carries:
- the panD gene encoding aspartate 1-decarboxylase: MYRTMLKSKIHRATVTQADLHYVGSVTVDEDLMDAADLLPGEQVSIVDVTNGARLETYVIKGERGSGVLGINGAAAHLVHPGDLVILISYGQMDNAEALTYEPRVVFVDEENRIVERGVDPAYAPEGSGLLSGTVTLPEEDTIAFPVAETADARRLDALLHADH